In Lachnospiraceae bacterium, one DNA window encodes the following:
- a CDS encoding trypsin-like peptidase domain-containing protein, translated as MRKNSLLKKTAWIVLSAVLFGTVAGTVMTGVQIASSGMVSQFFAIVSSDEKLPEQGEELLPEPFPGGNVPGILPEAPAVPAPATDVSQVVEEAMPAVVAVASTAVYQMPDFGFGWFFGGGSQSYEVPSSGSGIIIGENDTELLIVTNNHVVQDTVSLKITFVDDAAVDAAVKGTDTDTDLAVISVPLDQIPQETKEKIAVARLGDSDGLKVGQGVIAIGNALGYGQSVTVGYVSALNREIKTSDGNARVLLQTDAAINPGNSGGALLNMKGEVIGINAAKYSSTEVEGIGYAIPVSGVQDILDELMNRKTRSEVAEEKRGYLGIQGTTVDEDAAAAFGMPKGVYVYKILKDGAAADSQLREKDIITKLDGMTVKSMQELQKFLKGYETGETIELLVQRQEDGQYKEIQIPVTLTGLPGSVVSGKQ; from the coding sequence ATGAGGAAAAACAGTTTATTGAAAAAGACGGCATGGATCGTTCTTTCGGCAGTCCTTTTTGGAACTGTGGCAGGAACAGTGATGACAGGTGTACAGATCGCATCTTCCGGAATGGTTTCCCAGTTTTTTGCCATTGTTTCATCAGATGAGAAACTGCCTGAACAGGGAGAAGAACTGCTGCCTGAGCCATTTCCAGGTGGAAATGTACCGGGGATCCTTCCTGAAGCGCCAGCAGTCCCGGCACCGGCTACAGATGTTTCACAGGTGGTAGAAGAGGCCATGCCTGCGGTAGTGGCAGTTGCCAGTACAGCAGTTTACCAGATGCCGGATTTTGGATTTGGCTGGTTTTTTGGAGGCGGAAGCCAGTCCTATGAAGTGCCAAGCAGCGGCTCCGGTATTATTATCGGGGAAAACGATACAGAACTTTTGATTGTTACTAACAATCATGTGGTACAGGATACAGTGTCCTTAAAGATCACCTTTGTGGATGATGCAGCAGTAGATGCAGCTGTAAAGGGAACGGACACAGATACAGATCTGGCAGTTATTTCTGTTCCGTTGGATCAGATTCCACAGGAAACGAAAGAGAAGATAGCAGTTGCAAGGCTGGGAGATTCAGATGGCTTAAAGGTTGGTCAGGGAGTGATCGCCATTGGAAATGCCCTTGGATATGGACAGTCTGTTACAGTAGGCTATGTAAGCGCGCTGAACCGGGAAATAAAGACTTCCGATGGTAATGCAAGAGTGCTGCTTCAGACAGACGCAGCTATTAATCCTGGAAACAGCGGAGGTGCTCTCCTGAATATGAAGGGAGAGGTTATTGGCATTAATGCGGCTAAATATTCATCTACAGAGGTAGAAGGCATTGGTTATGCCATTCCTGTTTCCGGTGTTCAGGATATTTTAGATGAACTGATGAACAGGAAAACACGTTCTGAGGTCGCGGAAGAAAAGCGGGGCTATCTGGGAATACAGGGAACTACTGTGGATGAGGATGCAGCAGCTGCTTTTGGTATGCCAAAGGGTGTTTATGTATACAAGATACTGAAAGACGGAGCGGCAGCTGATTCCCAGCTCAGGGAAAAGGATATTATTACTAAATTAGATGGAATGACTGTAAAGAGCATGCAGGAATTGCAGAAGTTCTTAAAAGGTTATGAAACAGGCGAAACCATAGAATTGCTGGTACAGCGCCAGGAAGATGGCCAGTATAAGGAAATACAGATCCCTGTAACACTGACCGGACTGCCGGGATCTGTGGTAAGTGGCAAGCAGTAA
- the clpX gene encoding ATP-dependent Clp protease ATP-binding subunit ClpX has product MVEDKNFEDEDLKDIQDKDKAAHGSQDKDKAAHGSSDNADNYEKICYMCRRPESKAGPMITMPGGMCLCHDCMQKAFDTVTKGGMDFSKMPNMPNMPYVGMNFSDLTQMPPVNEIPQRQKLKKKKDSEKQLTMKDIPAPHIIKGKLDEYVIGQDKAKKVMAVAVYNHYKRAFLGGTDPDGVVIEKSNILMIGPTGSGKTYLVKTLAKLLDVPLAIADATSLTEAGYIGDDIESVVSKLLAAAGNDVKRAEKGIIFIDEIDKIAKKKQTNTRDVSGESVQQELLKLLEGSTVEVPVGSNQKNAMTPMATVNTDNILFICGGAFPDMENIIKERLTRKSSMGFGAALKDSYDNDPDILSHVTNEDLRTFGMIPEFLGRLPVTVTLKGLDKDMMIRILKEPKNAILLQYEKLLALDEVKLVFEDDALSWIAEEALKRGTGARALRAILEEFMLDIMYEIPKDPNIGSVVVTRPYLEKKGGPLIQMRQM; this is encoded by the coding sequence ATGGTGGAAGATAAGAATTTTGAAGATGAAGACCTGAAGGATATTCAGGATAAGGATAAGGCTGCCCATGGCAGTCAGGATAAAGATAAGGCTGCTCATGGCAGCAGTGATAATGCAGATAATTACGAAAAGATCTGCTACATGTGCCGCAGACCGGAGAGCAAGGCGGGACCGATGATAACTATGCCAGGTGGCATGTGCCTGTGCCATGACTGTATGCAGAAGGCTTTTGATACAGTGACAAAAGGCGGTATGGATTTTTCTAAAATGCCAAATATGCCAAATATGCCTTATGTGGGCATGAATTTCAGTGATCTCACCCAGATGCCGCCGGTAAATGAGATCCCCCAGCGGCAGAAATTAAAAAAGAAGAAGGATTCGGAAAAGCAGCTGACTATGAAGGATATTCCGGCACCCCATATTATCAAGGGAAAACTGGATGAATATGTGATTGGCCAGGACAAGGCAAAGAAGGTTATGGCTGTGGCGGTTTATAACCATTATAAACGTGCCTTTTTAGGCGGAACGGATCCGGATGGTGTTGTGATCGAAAAGTCCAATATTTTAATGATCGGACCTACAGGAAGCGGAAAAACCTATCTGGTAAAGACTTTGGCAAAGCTTTTAGATGTGCCTCTGGCAATTGCGGATGCTACTTCCCTTACAGAGGCCGGATATATTGGCGATGATATTGAAAGTGTTGTTTCCAAGCTTTTAGCAGCTGCAGGAAATGATGTAAAGCGTGCGGAAAAAGGTATTATCTTTATTGATGAGATTGATAAGATAGCCAAGAAAAAGCAGACCAATACCAGGGATGTAAGCGGCGAATCTGTGCAGCAGGAGCTGTTAAAGCTTCTGGAAGGCAGTACAGTAGAAGTGCCGGTAGGTTCCAACCAGAAGAATGCCATGACACCTATGGCTACTGTAAATACGGATAATATCCTGTTTATCTGTGGCGGCGCGTTCCCTGATATGGAAAATATCATTAAGGAGCGCCTGACCAGGAAGTCTTCCATGGGCTTTGGAGCTGCTTTGAAAGACAGCTATGACAATGATCCTGATATCCTGAGCCATGTGACCAATGAAGATCTGCGCACCTTTGGCATGATACCGGAGTTTTTAGGACGTTTGCCTGTGACTGTTACTTTAAAGGGGCTGGATAAGGATATGATGATCCGTATTTTAAAGGAGCCAAAGAATGCTATCCTGCTCCAGTATGAGAAGCTTCTGGCGCTGGATGAGGTGAAGCTGGTGTTTGAAGATGATGCCCTTTCCTGGATCGCAGAGGAAGCATTAAAGCGTGGGACCGGCGCAAGGGCTTTGAGGGCCATCCTGGAAGAATTTATGCTGGATATTATGTATGAGATACCAAAAGATCCGAATATTGGGTCTGTGGTAGTCACAAGACCTTATCTGGAGAAGAAAGGCGGCCCTCTGATTCAGATGCGTCAGATGTAA